GAAGCTTGCGATCCCGTTTACAGTCGGCGGCGGCATCAACCAGCTCAGCGATATGAAAACGATTCTGCGTGCCGGCGCGGATAAAGTTTCTGTGAACACAGCAGCTGTTCTCCGGCCTGAGCTGATTACAGAAGGAGCCGAGTTTTTCGGTTCACAATGCATCGTTCTTGCCATCGATGCCAAGTATGACCAAGAATCCGGCACATATAAGGTCTACACGCACGGCGGCAGAAAGAAAACAGACTGGGAAGTCACCGCATGGGCAACAGAAGGCGTCAAACGCGGAGCAGGAGAAATATTGCTGACAAGCATGGACTCCGACGGTGAAAAAAAAGGCTTTGACCACAGGCTGACAAGGCTTGTTTCTGAAGCTGTCCCCGTACCTGTTATCGCCTCGGGCGGAGCGGGGAACGGACAGCATATGCTTGAGGCTTTTACAAAAGGAGAAGCCGACGCCGCGCTGGCCGCTTCTATTTTTCATTATAAAGAAACATCGATTAAAGAAGTGAAATCATACTTAAAAGAGCACGGGGTGAATGTGAGATGAAACAGGCAGATGAACTGCGTTTTAACGAGGATGGATT
The Bacillus vallismortis genome window above contains:
- the hisF gene encoding imidazole glycerol phosphate synthase subunit HisF, producing MITKRIIPCLDVKEGRVVKGIQFLELKDAGDPVELAEVYGQEGADELVFLDISASHEGRKTMVDVVEQVAAKLAIPFTVGGGINQLSDMKTILRAGADKVSVNTAAVLRPELITEGAEFFGSQCIVLAIDAKYDQESGTYKVYTHGGRKKTDWEVTAWATEGVKRGAGEILLTSMDSDGEKKGFDHRLTRLVSEAVPVPVIASGGAGNGQHMLEAFTKGEADAALAASIFHYKETSIKEVKSYLKEHGVNVR